A single Dechloromonas denitrificans DNA region contains:
- the kdpF gene encoding K(+)-transporting ATPase subunit F: MTWLFVLSGAVAVGLLVYLIAALINPEDFS, from the coding sequence ATGACCTGGCTTTTCGTACTGAGCGGCGCGGTCGCCGTCGGTCTGCTGGTCTACCTGATCGCAGCGCTTATCAATCCGGAGGATTTCTCATGA
- a CDS encoding efflux RND transporter permease subunit has product MGISGRIAAAFQDSRMTPLLALVAFLLGLFATLVTPREEEPQIDVTMADVMVVFPGASAKDVENLVARPAEQVLSRMHGVEHVYSMARPGMAVITVQFDVGVKYNDAVVRLYDTVHSHRDWLPPNLGVMEPVIKPRGIDDVPIVGLTFWSKDPAHSAFDLQQVARAVEIELKRIKGTRDVSTIGGPDHAIRVLMDADRMTAYGVTPQDISGALKMSNALQSSGSLTAGNREILVQTGTYLESAADVKQLVISVHEGKPVFMSDVAKVEDGPDQPKAYAWFGSKEGEFPAVTMQISKQPGVNAADVATAAIKRIDDLKNAVIPEGVEVTVTRNYGETATDKAQKLIGKLVFATAFVVLLVFFALGKREAVIVGVAVTLTLAATLFASWAWGFTLNRVSLFALIFSIGILVDDAIVVVENIHRWQGLYPEKKLLEIIPPAVDEVGGPTILATLTVIAALLPMAFVTGLMGPYMSPIPINSSMGMAISLAVAFVVTPWLAGKLMKSHAAGHVPPVSKLDSQLDSTFRKLLTPFLDPLKGAAMRLKLGIAIGLLILGSVSLAYFQLVVLKMLPFDNKSEFQVILDMPVGTPLEETARVLHEIGSELAREDDVTNYQAYAGTASPINFNGLVRQYYLRAVPEKGDIQVNLADKHHRSRQSHEIAVSVRQRIETIGKRNGGVAKVVEVPPGPPVMSPILAEIYGPDYKGQMSVGKQVRAVFEKTPDIVAVDDYIEADARKAVLHVLQSKAALLGVAQSDIIEVVSTGLAGLDVTPAHNADSKFEIPVRVTLPAEQQSNLDALLKLRVRAQSGQLVPISEVVEVRDAAREKAIYHKDLLPVVYVVGDMGGKLDSPLYGMFDIRSQIKGMELKEGGTLGEWFIRQPSDPYAGYSVKWDGEWKVTYETFRDMGLAYGVGLILIYLLVVAHFGSYLVPLIIMAPIPLTIIGVMPGHALFGSQFTATSMIGMIALAGIIVRNSILLVDFIKLQVAAGMPFAEAVVQSAAVRAKPIALTALAAMLGALFILDDPIFNGLALSLIFGILVSTLLTLVVIPVLYFSAFRKEHQA; this is encoded by the coding sequence ATGGGTATCTCGGGACGCATCGCCGCCGCCTTCCAGGATTCGCGCATGACGCCGTTGCTGGCGTTGGTCGCCTTCCTGCTCGGCCTGTTCGCCACGCTGGTTACGCCACGCGAGGAGGAACCGCAGATCGATGTGACGATGGCCGATGTCATGGTCGTCTTTCCGGGCGCCTCGGCCAAGGATGTCGAGAATCTCGTCGCCCGGCCGGCCGAGCAGGTGCTGTCGCGGATGCATGGCGTCGAGCATGTCTATTCCATGGCGCGGCCCGGCATGGCGGTGATCACCGTGCAGTTCGACGTCGGCGTCAAATACAACGACGCCGTCGTTCGCCTGTACGACACCGTGCATTCGCACCGCGACTGGCTGCCGCCCAATCTCGGGGTCATGGAGCCGGTCATCAAGCCGCGCGGCATCGACGATGTGCCGATTGTCGGGCTGACCTTCTGGAGCAAGGATCCGGCGCATTCGGCCTTCGACCTGCAGCAGGTGGCGCGCGCCGTCGAAATCGAACTGAAGCGGATCAAGGGGACGCGCGACGTGTCCACCATCGGCGGTCCGGATCACGCCATTCGCGTCTTGATGGATGCCGACCGGATGACCGCCTACGGCGTGACGCCGCAGGATATCTCCGGCGCATTGAAAATGTCCAACGCCTTGCAGTCGTCCGGTAGCCTGACCGCCGGCAACCGCGAAATCCTGGTCCAGACCGGCACCTATCTCGAATCGGCGGCTGACGTGAAACAGCTGGTGATCTCGGTACACGAGGGCAAGCCGGTATTCATGAGCGACGTCGCCAAGGTCGAGGATGGCCCCGATCAGCCCAAGGCCTATGCCTGGTTCGGCAGCAAGGAAGGCGAATTCCCGGCGGTGACGATGCAGATTTCCAAGCAGCCCGGCGTCAATGCTGCGGATGTGGCAACGGCGGCGATCAAGCGCATCGACGACCTGAAAAACGCGGTGATTCCGGAAGGGGTCGAGGTCACGGTGACGCGCAACTACGGCGAAACCGCGACCGACAAGGCGCAGAAGCTGATCGGCAAACTGGTCTTTGCCACCGCCTTCGTCGTACTGCTGGTCTTCTTTGCCCTCGGCAAGCGCGAGGCGGTGATCGTCGGCGTCGCGGTGACGCTGACCCTGGCTGCCACGCTGTTCGCTTCCTGGGCCTGGGGGTTCACGCTGAACCGCGTGTCGCTGTTCGCGCTGATTTTCTCGATCGGCATTCTGGTCGATGATGCGATTGTCGTGGTCGAGAACATCCACCGCTGGCAGGGCCTCTATCCCGAAAAGAAATTGCTGGAAATCATTCCGCCGGCAGTCGATGAAGTCGGCGGCCCGACCATCCTGGCGACGCTGACGGTAATCGCCGCATTGTTGCCGATGGCTTTCGTGACAGGCCTGATGGGCCCTTACATGAGCCCGATTCCGATCAATTCGTCGATGGGCATGGCCATTTCGCTGGCCGTCGCCTTCGTCGTCACGCCCTGGTTGGCCGGCAAGCTGATGAAGTCGCACGCCGCTGGCCATGTACCGCCGGTCTCGAAACTCGACAGCCAGCTGGATTCGACTTTCCGCAAGCTGCTGACGCCCTTCCTCGATCCGCTCAAGGGGGCCGCGATGCGCCTCAAGCTCGGCATCGCCATTGGGCTGCTGATTCTCGGTTCGGTGTCGCTCGCCTACTTCCAGCTCGTCGTCTTGAAAATGCTGCCCTTCGACAACAAGAGCGAATTTCAGGTCATCCTCGACATGCCGGTCGGCACTCCGCTCGAGGAAACGGCGCGGGTGCTGCATGAAATCGGCAGCGAACTGGCCAGGGAAGACGACGTGACCAATTACCAGGCCTACGCCGGCACCGCCAGCCCGATCAATTTCAACGGTCTGGTCCGTCAGTACTACCTGCGGGCCGTGCCGGAAAAGGGCGATATCCAGGTCAATCTGGCCGACAAGCATCACCGTTCGCGGCAGAGTCACGAGATTGCCGTCTCGGTGCGCCAGCGCATCGAGACCATCGGCAAGAGGAACGGCGGCGTCGCCAAGGTCGTCGAAGTGCCGCCCGGGCCGCCGGTGATGTCGCCGATCCTCGCCGAAATCTACGGCCCGGACTACAAGGGCCAGATGAGCGTCGGCAAGCAGGTGCGCGCCGTCTTCGAAAAGACGCCGGACATCGTTGCCGTCGACGACTACATCGAGGCCGATGCGCGCAAGGCCGTGCTGCATGTGCTGCAAAGCAAGGCGGCGCTGCTCGGCGTGGCGCAGAGCGACATCATCGAAGTGGTCAGCACCGGCCTGGCCGGCCTCGACGTGACGCCGGCCCACAACGCCGACAGCAAGTTCGAGATCCCGGTGCGCGTCACCTTGCCGGCCGAGCAGCAGTCGAATCTCGATGCCCTGCTGAAACTCCGCGTCCGGGCGCAGAGCGGCCAGCTGGTGCCGATTTCGGAAGTCGTCGAAGTGCGCGATGCGGCGCGCGAGAAGGCCATCTACCACAAGGACCTGCTGCCGGTGGTGTACGTCGTCGGCGACATGGGCGGCAAGCTCGATTCGCCGCTCTACGGCATGTTCGACATCCGCTCGCAGATCAAGGGCATGGAGCTCAAGGAAGGCGGCACGCTGGGCGAATGGTTCATCCGCCAGCCGAGCGATCCCTATGCTGGCTACAGCGTCAAGTGGGACGGCGAATGGAAGGTGACCTACGAGACCTTCCGCGACATGGGCCTGGCCTATGGCGTCGGGCTGATCCTGATCTACCTGCTGGTCGTCGCCCACTTCGGCAGCTACCTGGTGCCGCTGATCATCATGGCACCGATCCCGCTGACCATCATCGGCGTCATGCCGGGTCATGCGCTGTTCGGCTCGCAATTCACTGCGACCTCGATGATCGGCATGATCGCGCTGGCCGGCATCATCGTTCGCAATTCAATCCTGCTGGTCGATTTCATCAAGCTGCAGGTTGCCGCCGGCATGCCGTTCGCCGAAGCGGTCGTCCAGTCGGCCGCCGTGCGCGCCAAGCCGATCGCGCTGACCGCGTTGGCCGCGATGCTCGGCGCGCTGTTCATTCTCGACGATCCGATCTTCAACGGTCTGGCTCTCAGCCTGATTTTCGGCATCCTGGTCTCCACGCTGCTCACGCTGGTGGTGATTCCGGTTCTCTATTTCTCAGCCTTTCGCAAGGAGCATCAAGCATGA
- a CDS encoding efflux RND transporter periplasmic adaptor subunit, with translation MNKYFFRSLILGLFVAATPAISAEGLPVVQVKRHLVDLSFPAESLVEAVQQTTVGAQVAGRVLEVKADAGQVVRKGELLMRIDAREAEEMARAAQAQYANAKVSYERTKSLVAQKFMSSAALDKARADFDAAAANRAAAGASQSHASIVSPINGIVARRHAEQGDMATPGKPLFTIYEPGSLRVTASVPQYRLKEMRNVRTARVEFPELGKWVDATGVNLLPTADATTHVSQVRVALPPLPEATPGMFARVHFVIGQAEKLTVPAVAVLRRGEVAAVYVQMPDGRLSLRQLRLGDLVGPGEIEVLAGLLAGDKVVTDPVKAGIAQKQNSGK, from the coding sequence ATGAATAAATACTTCTTTCGCAGCCTGATTCTTGGCCTTTTCGTGGCAGCGACCCCGGCAATCTCGGCCGAGGGTTTGCCGGTCGTGCAGGTGAAACGGCATCTGGTCGATCTGAGCTTTCCTGCCGAGTCGCTGGTCGAGGCCGTGCAGCAGACGACGGTCGGCGCCCAGGTGGCGGGGCGCGTGCTCGAAGTGAAGGCCGATGCCGGGCAGGTCGTCAGGAAAGGCGAACTGCTGATGCGCATCGATGCCCGCGAGGCCGAGGAGATGGCCCGCGCCGCGCAGGCGCAGTACGCCAATGCCAAGGTCAGTTACGAGCGGACGAAAAGTCTCGTCGCCCAGAAATTCATGAGTTCGGCCGCGCTCGACAAGGCCCGTGCCGATTTCGACGCCGCCGCCGCCAATCGTGCCGCGGCCGGGGCCAGCCAGAGCCACGCCAGCATCGTCTCGCCGATCAACGGCATCGTCGCCCGGCGCCACGCCGAGCAGGGCGACATGGCGACGCCGGGCAAGCCCTTGTTCACCATCTACGAACCGGGCAGCTTGCGGGTCACCGCCAGCGTGCCGCAGTACCGGCTGAAGGAAATGCGCAACGTCAGGACGGCGCGCGTCGAGTTCCCCGAACTCGGCAAGTGGGTCGACGCCACCGGCGTCAATCTGCTGCCGACCGCCGATGCGACGACCCATGTCTCGCAGGTCCGCGTCGCGCTGCCGCCATTGCCGGAAGCGACGCCGGGCATGTTCGCGCGCGTCCATTTCGTGATCGGCCAGGCCGAAAAGCTGACCGTCCCGGCGGTCGCCGTGTTGCGCCGGGGCGAAGTCGCCGCCGTCTACGTGCAGATGCCCGATGGTCGCCTGAGTCTGCGCCAGCTGCGCCTCGGCGATCTGGTCGGGCCGGGCGAGATCGAAGTGCTGGCCGGTCTGCTGGCTGGCGACAAGGTGGTGACCGACCCGGTGAAGGCCGGCATCGCCCAGAAGCAGAATTCAGGCAAATAA
- a CDS encoding DUF2892 domain-containing protein, which yields MTTERIIRIMAGFFILLSLALGFDGSPIFVSKWFLAFTAFVGFNLLQSGFTGFCPPEKLLTKLGVKKGSGGSCCG from the coding sequence ATGACCACTGAACGCATCATCCGCATCATGGCGGGTTTCTTCATCCTGCTCTCGCTGGCCCTCGGATTCGACGGCAGCCCGATTTTCGTCAGCAAGTGGTTCCTCGCCTTTACCGCCTTCGTCGGTTTCAACCTGCTGCAAAGTGGCTTTACCGGCTTCTGTCCGCCGGAAAAATTGCTGACCAAACTGGGCGTCAAAAAGGGTAGCGGCGGCAGTTGCTGCGGTTAG
- the kdpA gene encoding potassium-transporting ATPase subunit KdpA — protein MSNHAWILLGIFLAILLVTVKPLGTYIANVMEGRFRLAGKIESPLYRLCGIRQDEEMGWLKYAFAILLFNLLGFLAVYALQRLQAYLPLNPQAFANVSPDSSFNTAISFVANTNWQGYSGEATMSYLTQMLGLAVQNFLSAATGIVVVIALIRGFARHSAKTVGNAWVDLTRATLHILLPLSVLCALALTSQGVIQNFDAYKDVTTLEVTSFDNPKLDDAGQPLKDDKGVAITEPAQTQTQTLPMGPVASQEAIKMLGTNGGGFMNANSAHPYENPTPLSNFIQMLAIFLIPAALCFTFGRIVGDTRQGWAVLAAMTLMFVALAYAAMHFEQQANPLLTQLSVDPSSGNMEGKETRFGIADSGLFATITTLASCGAVNAMHDSFTPLGGLVPLIDMQLGEVVFGGVGTGLYGMLVFAILAVFVAGLMIGRTPEYLGKKIEAFEMKMVSIAILVTPLLVLVGTAIAVMAVDGRAGIANPGAHGFSEILYAFTSAANNNGSAFAGLSANTPFYNVMLGIAMWFGRFGVIVPVLAIAGALAAKKRIAVGAGTLPTHGPLFVTLLIGTVLLVGLLNYVPALALGPVIEHLVLWAAH, from the coding sequence ATGAGCAATCATGCCTGGATTCTGCTCGGGATTTTTCTCGCCATTCTTCTGGTGACCGTCAAGCCATTGGGCACTTACATCGCCAATGTGATGGAGGGCCGCTTCCGTCTCGCCGGCAAGATCGAGAGCCCGCTCTATCGCCTGTGCGGCATCCGTCAGGACGAGGAAATGGGCTGGCTGAAATACGCCTTTGCCATTCTTTTATTCAATCTTCTCGGCTTCCTCGCGGTTTACGCCCTGCAACGCCTGCAGGCCTACCTGCCCCTCAATCCGCAGGCTTTCGCCAATGTCAGCCCGGATTCGTCATTCAACACGGCAATCAGCTTTGTCGCCAATACCAACTGGCAAGGCTACAGCGGCGAAGCAACGATGAGTTATCTGACCCAGATGCTGGGTCTGGCAGTTCAGAACTTTCTCTCGGCTGCCACCGGCATTGTCGTGGTGATCGCCCTGATTCGCGGCTTTGCACGTCATTCGGCGAAAACCGTCGGCAACGCCTGGGTCGATCTGACCCGTGCCACGCTGCATATCCTGCTGCCGCTTTCTGTCCTTTGTGCGCTGGCCCTGACCAGCCAGGGCGTCATCCAGAATTTCGATGCCTACAAGGACGTGACGACGCTGGAAGTAACCAGCTTTGACAATCCGAAACTTGATGATGCCGGTCAGCCGCTCAAGGATGACAAGGGCGTTGCCATCACCGAACCGGCCCAGACGCAAACCCAGACCCTGCCGATGGGTCCGGTCGCCTCGCAGGAAGCGATCAAGATGCTGGGGACCAACGGGGGCGGCTTCATGAACGCCAATTCGGCGCATCCCTATGAAAATCCGACGCCGCTGAGCAATTTCATCCAAATGCTGGCCATCTTCCTGATTCCGGCGGCGCTCTGCTTCACCTTCGGGCGCATAGTCGGCGATACGCGCCAGGGCTGGGCCGTGCTCGCGGCGATGACCCTGATGTTCGTCGCGCTGGCCTATGCCGCCATGCATTTCGAACAACAGGCCAATCCGCTGCTCACCCAACTATCTGTCGATCCAAGCAGTGGCAACATGGAAGGCAAGGAAACCCGCTTCGGCATCGCCGATTCCGGTCTGTTCGCCACCATCACCACGCTTGCCTCCTGTGGCGCAGTGAACGCCATGCATGACTCGTTCACCCCGCTCGGCGGTCTGGTCCCGCTGATCGACATGCAACTCGGCGAAGTGGTCTTCGGCGGAGTCGGCACCGGTCTCTACGGCATGCTGGTCTTTGCCATCCTGGCGGTATTCGTGGCCGGCCTGATGATCGGCCGCACGCCGGAATACCTGGGCAAGAAGATCGAAGCCTTCGAAATGAAAATGGTCTCGATTGCCATCCTGGTCACCCCGCTGCTCGTGCTGGTCGGTACGGCCATCGCGGTGATGGCTGTCGACGGCCGGGCCGGCATCGCCAATCCGGGCGCCCACGGCTTCTCGGAAATCCTCTATGCCTTCACCTCGGCCGCCAACAACAACGGCAGCGCCTTTGCCGGCCTGTCCGCCAATACGCCCTTCTACAACGTGATGCTCGGCATCGCCATGTGGTTCGGTCGCTTCGGGGTGATCGTCCCGGTGCTCGCCATTGCCGGCGCGCTGGCCGCCAAGAAACGCATCGCCGTTGGCGCCGGCACCTTGCCGACCCATGGCCCGCTGTTCGTCACGCTGCTGATCGGCACCGTGCTGCTGGTCGGCCTCCTGAATTACGTCCCGGCGTTGGCTCTCGGCCCCGTCATCGAGCACCTGGTGCTCTGGGCCGCTCACTAA
- a CDS encoding NAD(P)/FAD-dependent oxidoreductase — MAHIIIVGSGLGGMTMAFEMRADARPGDRITVVSNNPKFHFVPSNPWVAVDWRKREDIEVEVGPVLEKRNIDFIPVGVKRLHPERNQLELDDGRFLDYDFLILSTGPKLAFDEIEGFGPQGHTQSICHVDHAVTAEKSWQDFVADPGPIVVGAVQGASCFGPAYEFTMIMETDLRRRKIRDQVPMTFVTAEPYIGHLGLGGVGDSKGLMESMFRSKHIKAICNAKVSKVEAGQMFVTEHDDEGKPKKEHVLPFKYSMLLPAFKGIDAVFGIEGLTNPRGFVLIDQYQRNPKYPNVYAIGVCVAIPPVEVTPVPTGTPKTGYMIESMVTATSKNVRAALDGRAPTEKATWNAICLADFGDGGAAFVALPQIPPRNVNWFGEGKWVHVAKIGFEKYFMHKIKKGSSETFYEKFILDAMGIMKLKGK; from the coding sequence ATGGCACACATCATCATCGTAGGAAGTGGTCTGGGCGGCATGACCATGGCGTTCGAAATGCGCGCCGACGCCCGTCCGGGCGACCGCATTACCGTCGTATCGAACAATCCGAAATTCCATTTCGTGCCGTCCAATCCCTGGGTGGCGGTGGACTGGCGCAAGCGCGAGGACATCGAGGTCGAGGTCGGGCCGGTGCTGGAAAAGCGCAATATCGATTTCATTCCGGTCGGGGTCAAGCGCCTGCATCCGGAACGTAACCAGCTCGAACTCGATGACGGCCGTTTCCTGGACTACGATTTTCTGATCCTGTCGACCGGGCCAAAGCTGGCTTTCGACGAAATCGAGGGTTTCGGCCCGCAAGGCCACACCCAGTCGATCTGCCACGTCGATCACGCGGTCACGGCCGAAAAGAGCTGGCAGGATTTCGTCGCCGATCCCGGGCCGATCGTCGTCGGTGCCGTGCAGGGGGCCTCCTGCTTCGGGCCGGCTTACGAATTCACGATGATCATGGAAACCGACCTGCGCCGGCGCAAGATCCGCGACCAGGTGCCGATGACTTTCGTCACCGCCGAACCCTACATCGGCCATCTCGGCCTCGGTGGGGTCGGCGACTCGAAGGGACTGATGGAATCGATGTTCCGCAGCAAGCACATCAAGGCCATCTGCAACGCCAAGGTGAGCAAGGTCGAAGCCGGCCAGATGTTCGTCACCGAGCACGACGATGAAGGCAAGCCGAAGAAGGAGCACGTGCTGCCCTTCAAGTATTCGATGCTGCTGCCGGCCTTCAAGGGGATCGATGCGGTTTTCGGCATCGAGGGCCTGACCAATCCGCGCGGCTTCGTGCTGATCGACCAGTACCAGCGCAATCCGAAATATCCGAACGTGTACGCCATCGGCGTCTGCGTCGCCATTCCGCCGGTCGAAGTGACGCCGGTGCCGACCGGTACGCCGAAGACCGGCTACATGATCGAATCGATGGTCACGGCGACTTCGAAGAATGTCCGGGCGGCGCTCGACGGTCGGGCGCCGACCGAGAAGGCCACCTGGAACGCCATCTGCCTCGCCGATTTCGGCGATGGCGGCGCGGCTTTCGTCGCCCTGCCGCAGATTCCGCCGCGCAACGTCAACTGGTTCGGCGAAGGCAAGTGGGTGCATGTCGCCAAGATCGGTTTCGAGAAATACTTCATGCACAAGATCAAGAAGGGCAGCAGCGAAACCTTCTACGAAAAATTCATTCTTGATGCCATGGGTATCATGAAACTGAAAGGAAAATAG
- the kdpB gene encoding potassium-transporting ATPase subunit KdpB has translation MTRKTFTLFDPDLALPAIADAFRKLNPTVQWRNPVMFVVYVGSILTTIIWMQALGGQGEAGVVENPGFILAISVWLWFTVLFANFAEALAEGRSKAQAASLRGLKKETWAKKLMEPHHQAKWVLTPASELRKDHVVLIQAHETIPADGEVIEGVASVDESAITGESAPVIRESGGDFSAVTGGTRVLSDWIVVRVTVNPGETFVDRMIAMVENAKRQKTPNEIALTILLVALTIVFLGVTVTLLPFSMFSVEAAGAGTPISITVLIALLVCLIPTTIAGLLSAIGVAGMSRMLQANVIATSGRAVEAAGDVDVLLMDKTGTITLGNRQASTFLPADGVTEAELADAAQLASLADETPEGRSIVVLAKQRFQLRERDIHGLDAHFVHFSATTRMSGVDMAGREIRKGAAEAIKKHVEALGGVFPKSVVGKVDEVARRGSTPLVVSDGTRIMGVIELKDIVKGGIKERFAELRQMGIKTIMVTGDNRVTAAAIAAEAGVDDFLPEATPEAKLALIRQYQAEGRLVAMTGDGTNDAPALAQADVAVAMNTGTQAAKEAGNMVDLDSNPTKLIEVVETGKQMLMTRGSLTTFSIANDIAKYFAIIPAAFVTTYPQLAALNVMGLASPASAILSAVIFNALIIVFLIPLALKGVKYRPLGAATLLRQNLAIYGLGGVIVPFIGIKLIDMAIAAVGLA, from the coding sequence ATGACACGCAAGACTTTTACCCTGTTCGACCCGGATCTGGCCCTGCCGGCCATCGCCGATGCTTTCCGGAAGCTCAATCCTACTGTGCAGTGGCGCAATCCGGTGATGTTCGTCGTCTACGTCGGCAGCATCCTGACCACCATCATCTGGATGCAAGCCCTTGGCGGTCAGGGCGAGGCGGGCGTCGTGGAAAATCCCGGCTTCATCCTGGCGATCTCCGTCTGGCTGTGGTTTACCGTGCTCTTCGCCAATTTCGCCGAAGCCCTGGCCGAAGGCCGCAGCAAGGCCCAGGCCGCTTCGCTACGTGGCCTTAAAAAAGAAACCTGGGCCAAGAAACTGATGGAGCCACACCATCAGGCCAAGTGGGTACTGACTCCGGCGAGTGAGTTGAGAAAGGATCACGTTGTTCTGATCCAGGCTCATGAAACCATCCCTGCCGACGGCGAAGTCATCGAAGGTGTCGCCTCGGTCGATGAATCCGCCATCACCGGCGAATCGGCTCCGGTCATCCGTGAATCCGGCGGCGACTTCTCGGCCGTCACCGGCGGCACCCGCGTGCTGTCCGACTGGATCGTCGTGCGGGTTACGGTCAATCCCGGTGAAACCTTCGTCGACCGGATGATCGCCATGGTCGAAAACGCCAAGCGCCAGAAGACGCCGAATGAAATCGCCCTGACCATCCTGCTGGTGGCGCTGACCATTGTCTTTCTCGGCGTCACGGTGACCTTGTTGCCGTTCTCGATGTTCAGCGTCGAAGCCGCCGGGGCCGGTACGCCGATCAGCATTACCGTGCTTATCGCGTTGCTCGTCTGCCTGATCCCGACCACCATTGCCGGACTGCTGTCGGCCATCGGCGTGGCCGGCATGAGTCGCATGCTGCAGGCCAATGTCATCGCCACCTCCGGGCGGGCCGTCGAAGCCGCCGGCGACGTCGATGTCCTGCTGATGGACAAGACCGGCACGATCACGCTGGGCAATCGCCAGGCGTCAACCTTCCTGCCGGCCGACGGCGTGACTGAAGCAGAACTGGCCGACGCCGCCCAACTGGCATCGCTCGCCGACGAAACACCGGAAGGGCGCAGCATCGTGGTTCTGGCCAAGCAGCGTTTCCAGTTGCGGGAGCGCGACATCCATGGGCTGGATGCCCACTTCGTGCATTTCTCGGCCACTACCCGGATGAGTGGGGTGGACATGGCTGGGCGCGAGATTCGCAAGGGTGCGGCCGAGGCGATCAAGAAACATGTCGAAGCCCTGGGCGGTGTGTTCCCCAAATCGGTTGTCGGCAAGGTGGATGAAGTCGCCCGCCGGGGCAGCACACCGCTCGTCGTCAGCGATGGCACGCGAATCATGGGTGTCATCGAACTCAAGGACATCGTCAAGGGCGGCATCAAGGAGCGGTTCGCCGAACTGCGCCAGATGGGCATCAAGACCATCATGGTGACCGGCGACAACCGGGTGACGGCGGCCGCCATCGCCGCCGAGGCCGGGGTCGACGACTTCCTGCCGGAGGCAACGCCGGAAGCCAAGCTGGCACTGATCCGCCAGTACCAGGCGGAAGGGCGGCTGGTAGCGATGACCGGTGACGGCACCAACGATGCCCCGGCACTGGCCCAGGCCGATGTCGCGGTCGCCATGAACACCGGGACACAGGCCGCCAAGGAGGCCGGCAACATGGTCGACCTGGATTCGAACCCGACCAAGCTGATCGAGGTCGTCGAAACCGGTAAGCAAATGCTGATGACCCGTGGTTCGCTGACCACGTTCAGTATCGCCAACGACATCGCCAAGTACTTCGCCATCATCCCGGCGGCTTTCGTGACGACCTATCCGCAACTTGCGGCGCTCAACGTCATGGGCTTGGCCAGTCCGGCCTCGGCCATCCTGTCGGCGGTGATCTTCAATGCCCTGATCATCGTCTTCCTGATTCCGCTGGCGCTGAAAGGCGTCAAGTACCGTCCGCTCGGCGCCGCCACGCTGCTCCGCCAGAACCTGGCGATCTACGGCCTGGGTGGCGTCATCGTTCCCTTTATCGGCATCAAGCTGATCGACATGGCAATTGCCGCCGTCGGCCTGGCCTGA